Proteins encoded in a region of the Candidatus Hydrogenedentota bacterium genome:
- a CDS encoding PilZ domain-containing protein, producing MNASADSHSQDHLFATGNRCLLLIMGQRFLVSIQRVTDTTIEVSFPVRDFPIEGMRVDLEFHDMEGFTRFESEVLTAPRALGDFLVIRRPPAYVRNYHRGSWRVPVDFKAELKGHVHPRRIHVPVVNLSTGGILVLTDSEFVVDDMLEAALPIPELAGEKMTCKVVHRAAESQSVDGLVQMGCTFVSPDPTTLKAIATYISNRLKELGPEYSPIGA from the coding sequence ATGAACGCTTCGGCGGATTCCCATTCACAGGACCATCTGTTCGCGACGGGCAACCGGTGCCTCCTTCTCATCATGGGGCAGCGCTTTCTGGTCAGCATCCAGCGGGTCACCGACACCACGATCGAAGTCAGTTTCCCCGTTCGCGATTTTCCCATCGAGGGCATGCGGGTGGATCTGGAATTCCACGACATGGAGGGCTTCACCCGATTCGAGTCCGAAGTGCTCACCGCCCCCCGGGCTTTGGGCGATTTCCTCGTGATCCGCCGCCCCCCGGCCTACGTCCGCAACTACCACCGCGGCTCCTGGCGCGTTCCCGTGGATTTCAAAGCCGAGCTCAAGGGCCATGTCCACCCGCGACGCATCCACGTGCCCGTGGTCAATCTCAGCACCGGCGGCATTCTAGTTCTGACCGACAGCGAGTTTGTCGTGGACGATATGCTTGAGGCGGCCTTGCCGATCCCCGAGCTCGCCGGTGAAAAAATGACTTGCAAGGTGGTTCACCGCGCCGCGGAATCCCAGAGCGTGGATGGTCTCGTGCAGATGGGCTGCACCTTTGTGAGTCCCGATCCCACAACCCTGAAAGCGATCGCCACCTACATCTCGAATCGTCTGAAGGAACTGGGGCCCGAATACTCGCCCATCGGCGCCTGA
- a CDS encoding PTS sugar transporter subunit IIA — protein MSAFGIEIAREQICVVPDGSTKHDALEALIEAVSTNPVVKDIAAFRRAVYEREGIMSTGIGEGIAIPHVRIPEITEATLGVGIAPGGIDFDTLDNKPVHVLVLFATPAGSDKEYLRLLAQVMLSLRDRELFHALVACQTPDEVYAVLNG, from the coding sequence ATGAGCGCATTCGGAATCGAAATAGCCAGAGAACAGATTTGCGTGGTGCCCGATGGCTCCACCAAGCACGATGCCCTCGAAGCATTGATCGAGGCCGTGAGCACCAATCCCGTCGTGAAAGATATCGCCGCCTTCCGGCGCGCCGTCTATGAACGCGAAGGGATCATGAGCACCGGCATCGGCGAAGGTATCGCCATTCCCCATGTGCGCATCCCCGAAATCACCGAGGCCACCCTCGGCGTCGGTATCGCCCCCGGCGGCATCGATTTCGACACCCTGGACAACAAGCCCGTTCATGTGCTCGTACTCTTCGCCACCCCCGCCGGTTCGGACAAGGAGTATCTGCGCCTGCTGGCCCAGGTCATGCTCTCCCTCCGTGACCGGGAGCTTTTCCATGCCCTCGTCGCCTGCCAGACGCCGGACGAAGTCTACGCGGTACTGAACGGCTGA
- a CDS encoding N-acetylmuramoyl-L-alanine amidase yields MAQAAEPIRRPLEEGVTIIAHEGRALYLECQLPKRTARANFLKRNLVDDSTRKFYQKLKLFHLAFDELKPETQRRVIENLFPSDYADEAGWWHRVTYQDTPGFESWWNLADWLTGRGRNYNFLEPIAENKDFVGRPRNGQILFIPRDLLKDVFKAPSPARPGREPLRPVTIGDLRYGVDSEGEYAAYHMKQGETIHVNVIGRFTELRGEAAVDNAVARVLDRNAITDPRRVMPGQEIRIPVDMLAPAYQPRGGSGLEGIVIILDAGHGGGDPGKEHGDVFEDEITYDIVLRIKQRLESTTRARIHTTVLDPDHDGKPSTASSFLHDQDELLLTTPNYNPTNTTMSVIMRAFLVNHLFREEVKAGTPKENVFFASIHVDSLPERLSGTMVYIPGAAHRGDVETFDNPVYQQYKEAQGFESITITAPERQDAEVRARKFAEGLLQSLRQHQPPITVSASEKPIRDIIIQSASSRYIPGVIRNTIVPTRVLVETANVQNPQDRANLIDPAWRQAYAEAFVEAVIQYFDR; encoded by the coding sequence ATGGCACAGGCCGCCGAGCCCATCCGCCGTCCGCTGGAGGAGGGTGTCACGATCATCGCCCATGAAGGGCGCGCCCTCTATCTGGAATGCCAGCTCCCCAAACGCACCGCACGCGCCAACTTTTTGAAGCGCAATCTCGTCGATGACAGTACACGAAAATTTTACCAGAAGCTGAAACTGTTTCATCTCGCCTTCGACGAGCTGAAGCCCGAAACCCAGCGCCGTGTCATCGAGAACCTCTTTCCCAGCGACTACGCCGACGAAGCCGGCTGGTGGCACCGCGTGACCTACCAGGATACGCCCGGTTTTGAATCCTGGTGGAATCTCGCCGACTGGCTTACCGGGCGCGGCCGCAACTACAACTTCCTCGAACCTATCGCCGAAAACAAAGATTTCGTCGGAAGACCCCGGAACGGGCAGATTCTCTTCATTCCCCGTGACCTGCTGAAAGACGTTTTCAAAGCCCCCTCGCCCGCCCGGCCGGGTCGAGAACCCCTCCGACCCGTCACCATCGGCGACCTCCGTTACGGCGTCGACAGCGAAGGCGAATACGCCGCCTACCACATGAAACAGGGCGAGACCATTCACGTCAACGTGATCGGCCGATTCACTGAATTGCGTGGTGAGGCCGCCGTGGACAACGCAGTCGCCCGCGTCCTCGATCGAAACGCTATCACCGATCCGCGCCGCGTCATGCCGGGCCAGGAAATCCGGATCCCCGTGGACATGCTCGCCCCGGCGTACCAGCCCCGAGGCGGCAGCGGCCTGGAAGGCATTGTGATCATCCTTGATGCCGGTCATGGCGGCGGCGACCCCGGCAAGGAGCACGGCGACGTCTTCGAGGACGAAATTACCTACGATATCGTCCTCCGTATCAAGCAGCGGCTCGAAAGCACCACCCGGGCGCGGATTCATACCACCGTGCTCGATCCCGATCATGACGGAAAGCCCAGCACGGCCAGCAGCTTCCTTCACGACCAGGATGAACTGCTCCTTACGACGCCCAACTACAACCCGACCAACACCACCATGTCCGTCATCATGCGCGCCTTCCTCGTCAATCATCTCTTCCGCGAGGAGGTGAAGGCTGGCACGCCGAAAGAAAACGTATTCTTTGCCTCCATTCACGTGGATTCATTGCCGGAGCGGCTTTCCGGCACCATGGTGTACATTCCCGGCGCCGCCCATCGCGGTGATGTGGAAACCTTCGACAACCCCGTCTATCAGCAGTACAAAGAGGCGCAGGGCTTCGAATCCATTACCATTACCGCACCCGAGCGGCAGGATGCCGAAGTACGCGCGCGGAAGTTTGCCGAGGGTCTCCTCCAGAGCCTGCGCCAGCATCAGCCCCCCATCACCGTCAGCGCCTCCGAAAAGCCCATCCGGGACATCATCATCCAGTCGGCTTCCTCACGCTACATCCCCGGCGTGATCCGCAACACCATCGTGCCCACCCGTGTCCTCGTGGAAACAGCCAACGTCCAGAACCCCCAGGACCGCGCCAACCTCATCGACCCGGCCTGGCGCCAGGCCTACGCCGAGGCCTTTGTCGAGGCCGTAATCCAGTATTTCGACCGCTGA
- a CDS encoding LL-diaminopimelate aminotransferase, with protein sequence MQTADRLKKIPPYLFMTLRNKINEAKAKGIDVISLAIGDPVEATPQPIIDALCKAAQDPANHPYPTDEEWGMRALRDAIARWYKRRYDVDLDAAKEIVALIGSKEGCHHFGMAVINPGDTVLVTDPGYPGYKPAIWFAGGEPYAVPMKSEENFLPNFANIPTDVAKKASAFFLNYPNNPTGAVATPQFLNELVEFAKSNDIVVCYDNPYSEVVFGVPRLSFLSAPGAKEVGIEFNSLSKPYNMTGWRIGMASGNPDIVKAIATSKANTDSGIFNAIQYAGIAALDECDSHIDVMLEIYGRRRNKIIETLRALGWTYDPPKGAFYLWVPVPQGFTSASFCDHLLETCAVVVAPGAGYGVNGEGFVRFSLTVTDARLDEALARMRERLPVFTF encoded by the coding sequence ATGCAGACCGCCGACCGGCTGAAGAAGATTCCCCCGTACCTGTTCATGACCCTTCGCAACAAAATCAACGAAGCGAAGGCCAAAGGCATCGACGTGATCAGCCTCGCCATCGGCGATCCGGTGGAGGCCACGCCCCAGCCCATTATCGACGCCCTCTGCAAGGCCGCCCAGGACCCCGCGAACCACCCCTACCCGACGGACGAAGAGTGGGGCATGCGGGCACTCCGCGACGCCATCGCCCGCTGGTACAAGCGCCGCTATGATGTGGACCTCGACGCCGCGAAGGAAATCGTTGCCCTCATCGGGTCGAAGGAAGGTTGTCACCACTTCGGCATGGCCGTCATCAACCCCGGCGACACCGTCCTCGTAACCGACCCCGGCTACCCCGGCTACAAGCCCGCCATCTGGTTTGCCGGCGGCGAGCCCTATGCCGTCCCCATGAAGTCGGAAGAAAACTTTCTGCCCAACTTCGCCAACATCCCCACCGACGTGGCGAAGAAAGCCTCCGCCTTCTTCCTCAATTACCCGAACAACCCCACCGGCGCCGTGGCCACGCCCCAGTTCCTGAACGAACTGGTCGAATTCGCGAAGAGCAACGACATCGTCGTCTGCTACGACAACCCCTACAGCGAAGTCGTTTTCGGCGTGCCGCGCCTGAGCTTCCTCAGCGCGCCCGGCGCGAAGGAAGTGGGCATCGAGTTCAACTCCCTGTCCAAGCCCTACAACATGACCGGCTGGCGCATCGGCATGGCGAGCGGCAATCCCGATATCGTCAAGGCCATTGCCACCTCCAAGGCCAACACCGACTCCGGCATTTTCAATGCCATCCAGTATGCCGGCATCGCCGCGCTGGACGAGTGCGACAGCCACATCGACGTCATGCTCGAGATCTACGGCCGCCGCCGCAACAAGATCATCGAAACCCTTCGCGCCCTCGGCTGGACCTATGATCCGCCCAAAGGCGCCTTCTACCTCTGGGTGCCCGTGCCCCAGGGATTCACCTCGGCGTCCTTCTGCGATCACCTCCTCGAAACCTGCGCGGTGGTCGTGGCGCCGGGCGCGGGCTATGGCGTCAACGGCGAGGGCTTTGTACGCTTCTCCCTCACCGTGACCGACGCGCGCCTCGACGAGGCCCTCGCGCGCATGCGGGAACGCCTTCCCGTATTCACATTCTAA
- a CDS encoding type II toxin-antitoxin system HicB family antitoxin, which produces MPDYHINIFYSDEDGGYIADIRDLPNCSAFGETPEEALRELQIAKSLWLSVATEGGKPVPPPAYRPVIYQAIAG; this is translated from the coding sequence ATGCCCGACTATCACATCAACATCTTCTATTCCGATGAAGATGGTGGTTACATCGCCGACATCCGGGATCTTCCCAATTGCTCCGCATTTGGAGAGACCCCGGAAGAGGCGTTGCGGGAGCTCCAGATCGCGAAATCGTTGTGGCTCTCCGTGGCGACCGAGGGGGGAAAGCCCGTACCACCACCCGCCTATCGGCCCGTCATCTACCAGGCGATTGCCGGGTAG
- a CDS encoding N-acetylmuramoyl-L-alanine amidase yields the protein MFALFAPMAQAAEAVRKPLETGATIGIKGGRTLYLECQLPRGNAKAEVLKRYLADENAWVHYDKLRVAYLHFRDLKPAVQRRVIETIFPQDYADKSGWWHQVTFEGAAGVESWWNLAEWLTGRGTNYKTLEAMPENQGYKGTPRKGQVLLIPRDLLKEAFKTPTAGLPGRTGVMLEPVEADDEMGANPSVEDDYELAPGELEYGKDGKGEYASYAMKKGEAIYTSVIIRFTDFREVEAVQEAAAEVLKRNGITDPTRIHVDQEIRIPRDMLADRFQPEGSALRQSYDDVNAEARRLRAARGAVKDLDGVVVILDAGHGGCDQGAHHEKLLEDELTYDFVMRIKHVLESTTRARVHLTVRDQSSKEKTSDARSFTHDADEVVLTNPPYSPTDTSVSANLRWYVANDIYRAELKRGIKPDNVLFASIHCDALYYKLRGSMVYIPGAAHRLSDKALDGPAYAPYTKKGNRSVSTTPEERRRDEAVSRDFAETLLQTLRTHKPPIAVHTTSDPIRNVIQRSRTERWLPAVLKHTLVPTKVLVETANLQNPDDRKCLADPAWRQAYAEAFVEAVKHHFGK from the coding sequence GTGTTCGCCCTGTTTGCCCCCATGGCCCAGGCCGCCGAAGCGGTTCGAAAACCCCTCGAAACCGGGGCCACCATCGGGATAAAAGGGGGCCGCACCCTCTACCTCGAGTGCCAGCTCCCCCGGGGCAACGCCAAGGCGGAGGTCCTCAAGCGCTACCTCGCCGATGAGAACGCCTGGGTGCACTATGACAAACTCCGGGTCGCCTACCTTCACTTTCGCGACCTCAAACCGGCCGTGCAGCGCCGCGTTATCGAGACCATTTTTCCCCAGGACTATGCCGACAAGAGCGGCTGGTGGCACCAGGTCACCTTTGAAGGCGCCGCCGGCGTGGAATCCTGGTGGAACCTTGCCGAGTGGCTCACCGGGCGCGGCACCAACTACAAGACGCTCGAGGCCATGCCCGAAAACCAGGGCTACAAGGGCACGCCCCGAAAGGGCCAGGTGCTCCTGATTCCCCGCGATCTCCTTAAGGAAGCTTTCAAGACCCCCACCGCCGGACTCCCCGGCCGCACCGGGGTCATGCTCGAACCCGTGGAGGCCGACGATGAAATGGGGGCGAACCCTTCCGTCGAAGACGACTATGAACTCGCCCCCGGCGAGCTTGAGTACGGTAAGGACGGGAAAGGCGAATACGCGTCCTATGCGATGAAGAAGGGCGAAGCCATCTACACCTCGGTCATCATCCGCTTCACCGATTTTCGCGAGGTCGAGGCGGTCCAGGAGGCCGCCGCGGAAGTGCTCAAGCGCAACGGGATCACCGATCCCACCCGAATCCACGTGGATCAGGAAATCCGGATCCCCCGAGACATGCTCGCCGATCGATTCCAGCCCGAAGGCAGCGCCCTGCGCCAGTCCTACGACGACGTCAACGCCGAGGCCCGACGTCTCCGCGCGGCCCGGGGCGCCGTGAAGGATCTCGACGGCGTCGTCGTCATTCTCGACGCGGGCCACGGCGGCTGCGATCAGGGCGCTCACCACGAAAAGCTCCTGGAAGATGAGCTGACCTACGATTTCGTCATGCGCATCAAGCACGTCCTCGAATCCACCACCCGCGCCCGGGTCCACCTCACCGTGCGCGATCAGAGCAGCAAGGAGAAAACCTCCGATGCGCGCAGCTTTACCCACGATGCCGACGAAGTCGTTCTGACCAACCCGCCTTACAGCCCCACCGACACCAGCGTATCCGCCAACCTGCGGTGGTACGTGGCCAACGACATCTACCGCGCCGAACTCAAGCGGGGCATCAAGCCCGACAACGTGCTCTTTGCCTCCATCCACTGCGACGCCCTCTATTACAAGCTGCGCGGCAGCATGGTCTACATCCCCGGTGCGGCCCACCGCCTCTCCGACAAGGCCCTGGACGGCCCCGCCTATGCCCCTTACACGAAAAAGGGCAATCGCAGCGTTTCGACCACACCCGAAGAGCGCCGACGCGACGAGGCCGTCTCCCGTGATTTCGCCGAGACCCTCCTCCAGACCCTGCGTACCCACAAGCCCCCCATCGCAGTGCACACCACTAGCGATCCCATCCGCAACGTCATCCAGCGCAGCCGCACGGAGCGATGGCTGCCCGCCGTGCTCAAGCACACCCTGGTCCCCACCAAGGTCCTGGTCGAAACGGCCAACCTGCAGAATCCCGACGACCGCAAATGCCTCGCCGATCCGGCCTGGCGCCAGGCCTACGCCGAGGCCTTTGTCGAGGCCGTAAAACACCATTTTGGCAAGTGA
- a CDS encoding DUF1501 domain-containing protein, which yields MANHNSPIRHSVNPLCPGRDHPAFTRRDFLKRTNMGFGMLALSGLASHWSAAAPAPQFAPRAKHVIFLFMDGGVSHVDTFDPKPELNKRHGQQAEWVADKGSQAISPSRKWLKGLWDFKQRGESGLWVSNLFPHVAKVADELCVVRSVVGETPLHGAQNLLLHTGRSIGAAPSFGAWVSYGLGTENEQLPGYVLLNNDWVPNGGSQNFASSFLPATHEAAVVRAKGTPVDNISPADPQALQQAKLAFLAQQDGAVALARGGSSDIEAAIRNYETAAHMQTLVPELCDVSGESEATLRLYGVDRKDDFDRFYALQCLRARRMVEAGVRFIEITCPLTHNNNAPWDQHGELKLRHEENARITDQPVAALLMDLKARGLLDETLVLWAGEMGRTPHSGGDDGRDHHVSGYTIWMAGGGLRGGMTYGETDEMGMSAVENIVNIHDIHATILHQLGMDHERLTYRFGGRDMRLTDVHGHVITPLLA from the coding sequence ATGGCAAACCATAACAGCCCAATACGCCACTCCGTGAATCCCCTCTGTCCGGGTCGCGACCACCCGGCCTTTACCCGGCGCGATTTTCTCAAGCGCACCAACATGGGCTTCGGCATGCTGGCCCTCTCGGGACTCGCCAGCCACTGGTCCGCCGCCGCGCCCGCGCCCCAGTTCGCCCCCCGTGCGAAGCACGTCATCTTTCTCTTTATGGACGGCGGTGTCTCCCATGTGGATACCTTCGATCCCAAGCCCGAGCTGAACAAGCGCCATGGACAACAGGCGGAGTGGGTGGCCGACAAAGGCTCCCAGGCCATCAGCCCCTCCCGCAAATGGCTTAAGGGCCTGTGGGATTTCAAGCAGCGCGGCGAATCCGGCCTTTGGGTGAGCAACCTCTTTCCACATGTTGCCAAAGTGGCCGACGAACTCTGCGTCGTGCGCTCGGTAGTGGGGGAGACGCCCCTCCATGGCGCGCAAAACCTCTTGCTCCATACCGGCCGCAGCATCGGCGCGGCGCCAAGTTTCGGCGCCTGGGTGTCCTACGGCCTCGGCACGGAAAACGAGCAGCTCCCCGGCTACGTGTTGCTCAACAACGACTGGGTTCCCAACGGCGGCTCCCAGAACTTCGCCAGTTCCTTCCTGCCCGCCACCCACGAGGCCGCCGTCGTACGGGCCAAGGGCACGCCTGTGGATAACATCTCGCCCGCCGATCCCCAGGCCCTGCAACAGGCCAAGCTAGCCTTCCTGGCCCAGCAGGATGGCGCCGTGGCCCTCGCGCGCGGCGGCTCCAGCGACATCGAGGCCGCCATCCGCAACTACGAGACCGCCGCCCACATGCAGACCCTCGTGCCCGAACTCTGCGACGTCAGCGGCGAAAGCGAGGCCACCCTTCGCCTCTACGGCGTCGATCGCAAGGACGACTTCGATCGCTTCTACGCGCTGCAATGCCTCCGCGCCCGGCGCATGGTCGAGGCCGGCGTGCGCTTCATCGAGATCACCTGCCCTCTCACCCACAACAACAACGCCCCCTGGGATCAGCACGGCGAACTCAAACTGCGCCACGAAGAAAACGCCCGCATCACCGACCAGCCCGTTGCCGCCCTGCTCATGGACCTCAAAGCCCGGGGCCTCCTCGACGAAACCCTCGTCCTCTGGGCCGGCGAAATGGGCCGCACGCCCCATTCCGGCGGCGACGACGGCCGCGACCACCACGTCAGCGGCTACACCATCTGGATGGCCGGCGGCGGCCTGCGCGGCGGCATGACCTACGGCGAGACCGACGAAATGGGCATGTCCGCCGTCGAGAACATCGTCAACATCCACGACATCCACGCCACCATTCTCCACCAGCTCGGCATGGACCACGAACGCCTCACCTACCGCTTCGGGGGAAGGGACATGCGCCTTACGGATGTCCATGGGCATGTGATCACGCCGCTGCTGGCGTAG